A stretch of the Manis pentadactyla isolate mManPen7 chromosome 16, mManPen7.hap1, whole genome shotgun sequence genome encodes the following:
- the LRFN2 gene encoding leucine-rich repeat and fibronectin type-III domain-containing protein 2 isoform X2, producing the protein METLLGGLLAFGMAFAVVDACPKYCVCQNLSESLGTLCPSKGLLFVPPDIDRRTVELRLGGNFIIHIGRQDFANMTGLVDLTLSRNTISQIQPFSFLDLESLRSLHLDSNRLPSLGEDTLRGLVNLQHLIVNNNQLGGIADEAFEDFLLTLEDLDLSYNNLHGLPWDSVRRMVNLHQLSLDHNLLDHIAEGTFADLQKLARLDLTSNRLQKLPPDPIFARSQASALPATPFAPPLSFSFGGNPLHCNCELLWLRRLEREDDLETCGSPGGLKGRYFWHVRKEEFVCEPPLITQHTHKLLVLEGQAAALKCKAIGDPSPLIHWVAPDDRLVGNSSRTAVYDNGTLDILITTSQDSGAFTCIAANAAGEATATVEVSIVQLPHLSNSTSRAAPPKSRLSDITGSSKASRGGGGSGGGEPPKSPPDRAVLVSDVTTTSALVKWSVSKSAPRVKMYQLQYNCSDDEVLIYR; encoded by the coding sequence ATGGAGACTCTGCTTGGTGGCCTGCTGGCGTTTGGCATGGCGTTTGCTGTGGTTGACGCCTGCCCCAAGTACTGTGTCTGCCAGAACCTGTCTGAGTCACTAGGGACCCTGTGCCCCTCCAAGGGGCTGCTCTTCGTGCCCCCTGACATTGACCGGCGGACGGTGGAGCTGCGTCTGGGTGGCAACTTCATCATCCACATTGGCCGCCAGGACTTCGCCAACATGACAGGGCTGGTGGACCTGACCCTGTCCAGGAACACCATCAGCCAGATCCAGCCCTTCTCCTTCCTGGACCTCGAGAGCCTCCGCTCCCTGCACCTCGACAGCAACCGGCTGCCCAGCCTTGGGGAAGACACCCTGCGGGGCCTGGTCAACCTGCAGCACCTCATCGTAAACAACAACCAGCTGGGTGGCATTGCCGACGAGGCCTTCGAGGACTTCCTGCTGACACTGGAGGACCTGgacctctcctacaacaacctgCATGGCCTGCCCTGGGACTCCGTGCGGCGCATGGTCAACCTCCACCAGCTGAGCCTGGACCACAACTTGCTGGACCACATTGCTGAGGGCACCTTTGCTGACCTGCAGAAACTGGCTCGCCTTGACCTCACCTCCAACCGGCTGCAGAAGCTGCCCCCAGACCCCATCTTTGCACGCTCCCAGGCCTCTGCTCTGCCTGCCACACCCTTTGCTCCACCCTTGTCCTTTAGTTTTGGGGGGAACCCGCTGCACTGCAATTGCGAGCTTCTCTGGCTGCGGAGGCTTGAGCGAGAAGATGACCTGGAGACCTGTGGCTCCCCGGGGGGCCTCAAGGGCCGCTACTTCTGGCATGTGCGCAAGGAGGAGTTTGTGTGCGAGCCTCCTCTCATCACCCAGCACACGCACAAGCTTCTGGTTCTGGAGGGCCAGGCGGCCGCTCTCAAGTGCAAGGCCATCGGGGACCCCAGCCCCCTCATCCACTGGGTGGCCCCCGATGACCGCCTGGTGGGGAACTCCTCAAGGACCGCCGTGTATGACAACGGCACCCTGGACATCCTCATCACCACCTCTCAGGACAGCGGTGCCTTCACATGCATCGCTGCCAACGCCGCGGGGGAGGCCACAGCCACGGTGGAGGTCTCCATCGTCCAGCTGCCTCACCTCAGCAACAGCACCAGCCGTGCCGCGCCCCCCAAGTCCCGCCTCTCGGACATCACGGGCTCCAGCAAGGCCAGCCGCGGAGGCGGAGGCAGCGGGGGTGGGGAGCCGCCCAAAAGCCCTCCCGACCGGGCGGTGCTTGTGTCTGATGTGACCACCACCTCAGCCCTGGTCAAGTGGTCGGTCAGCAAGTCAGCGCCCCGGGTGAAGATGTACCAGCTGCAGTACAACTGCTCGGACGATGAGGTGCTGATTTACAGGTGA